Proteins from one Lewinella sp. 4G2 genomic window:
- the infA gene encoding translation initiation factor IF-1 yields the protein MSKKNLIKQDGVIEEALGNALFRVRLENDHEIKASISGKMRMHYIKILPGDKVAVEMSPYDLSRGRITYRYK from the coding sequence ATGTCCAAAAAAAACCTGATTAAGCAGGATGGCGTGATCGAAGAAGCCCTGGGGAACGCCTTGTTCCGCGTGCGCTTGGAAAACGACCACGAAATCAAAGCCAGTATTTCCGGCAAGATGCGGATGCACTACATCAAGATTCTTCCTGGTGATAAGGTAGCCGTTGAAATGAGCCCGTACGATCTTTCGCGCGGCCGTATCACTTACCGTTACAAATAG
- the rpsD gene encoding 30S ribosomal protein S4, with protein MARYTGPKAKKARALDEPIFGYSRAFERKKYKPGQHGNTRGRRRQPSDYKLQMTQKQIAKYTYGVLERQFRNLFEKAQASRGITGEVLLQLLESRLDNVVFRLGLAPTRRAARQLVSHRHILLNGRLNNVPSTHVKVGDKITVRPKSQGLEVVRDSVSGKSDVRNYGWLSFDQSKMEGIFLAVPERENIPEKINTQLIVELYSK; from the coding sequence ATGGCTAGATATACTGGTCCAAAGGCAAAGAAAGCCCGTGCTCTTGACGAGCCGATCTTCGGCTACTCCCGCGCGTTCGAGCGTAAGAAGTACAAGCCAGGCCAACACGGTAACACCCGTGGCCGCCGCCGCCAACCTTCTGATTACAAACTGCAGATGACGCAGAAGCAGATTGCTAAGTACACTTATGGTGTGCTCGAGCGTCAGTTCCGCAACCTCTTCGAAAAGGCGCAGGCCAGCCGTGGTATCACGGGTGAAGTGCTGCTTCAGCTACTCGAGAGCCGCCTGGATAACGTCGTGTTCCGCCTTGGTCTCGCACCAACGCGCCGCGCTGCCCGCCAGCTCGTTTCTCACCGTCACATCCTGTTGAACGGCCGTTTGAACAACGTTCCTTCTACTCACGTGAAGGTTGGTGACAAGATCACCGTTCGCCCCAAGTCTCAGGGTCTGGAAGTTGTTCGCGACTCCGTATCCGGCAAGAGCGACGTACGCAACTACGGTTGGTTGTCTTTCGATCAGAGCAAGATGGAAGGTATCTTCCTTGCTGTTCCTGAGCGGGAGAACATCCCCGAGAAGATCAACACCCAGTTGATCGTCGAACTCTACTCTAAGTAA
- the rpsM gene encoding 30S ribosomal protein S13, whose amino-acid sequence MARIAGVDLPRQKRGIISLTYVFGVGATRAREILDKAGVDHDTHVADWTDENIRTISNLLQNEYKVEGDLRTEVSTNIKRLMDIGCFRGLRHRKGLPLRGQRTQTNARTRKGKRKTVANKKKVTK is encoded by the coding sequence ATGGCACGAATTGCAGGTGTTGACCTCCCGCGGCAGAAACGCGGAATTATCAGTTTGACCTACGTGTTTGGTGTAGGGGCCACCCGGGCTCGAGAGATTCTCGACAAAGCCGGTGTTGACCATGACACTCACGTAGCAGACTGGACCGATGAGAACATCCGTACCATCTCTAACCTACTCCAGAACGAGTACAAGGTTGAAGGTGATCTACGTACGGAGGTTTCCACGAACATCAAACGTCTTATGGACATTGGCTGCTTCCGCGGTCTCCGTCACCGTAAGGGTCTCCCACTGCGCGGACAGCGCACCCAAACCAATGCGCGTACTCGTAAGGGTAAGCGTAAAACAGTAGCTAACAAGAAAAAAGTCACTAAATAA
- the rpmJ gene encoding 50S ribosomal protein L36, giving the protein MKVRPSVKKRSVDCKIVRRKGKVYIINKKNPKFKQRQG; this is encoded by the coding sequence ATGAAAGTTAGACCCTCAGTAAAGAAGCGTAGCGTCGATTGCAAGATCGTGCGTCGCAAGGGCAAAGTTTACATCATTAATAAAAAGAACCCCAAGTTCAAGCAACGCCAAGGGTAA
- a CDS encoding WD40 repeat domain-containing protein, which translates to MLYRLIPTFLLALSLAPAAAQDEQIYPADQPVVTNLWHRAADISPRLRAVEAGEFSPDGQYAVSGGKFGYEVIKWNVIDGTVAWRAAHESEVECVTFSPDGKRIASGGEDLTLRIWDAATGAALHVIRLKDAGLDGIAWSPDGRFIVGGDEAGNAIFFDATSYQEVRRINCGSTINSLDFTKDGLRLIVGGNIQTPDANGPGGKRYEGFARVIDVATGSVTLSIPRQSGSIKSVRWSPDEQLIATGGFDNKARLFSAATGALEKEFSNPLKIEAVAFTPDGQYLVTGGHAKAINFYRMSDRELALSLPSARVEYIDFSADGRTMLIASEDSGLLSCYLLQSDVQARGNYQQIADKQLNNQDLKHRP; encoded by the coding sequence ATGCTTTACCGACTCATCCCAACTTTTTTACTTGCCCTTTCCCTGGCACCCGCGGCAGCGCAGGATGAACAGATCTACCCCGCGGACCAACCCGTTGTCACTAATCTGTGGCACCGGGCGGCGGATATCAGCCCACGGCTCAGGGCTGTGGAAGCGGGGGAATTCAGCCCGGACGGACAGTACGCCGTTAGCGGCGGAAAATTTGGTTACGAGGTGATCAAATGGAACGTGATCGACGGCACCGTTGCCTGGCGAGCCGCCCACGAAAGCGAAGTGGAATGCGTCACCTTCAGCCCCGACGGTAAACGCATAGCCAGTGGTGGTGAAGACCTTACGTTACGTATCTGGGACGCCGCTACCGGCGCCGCCCTCCACGTGATCCGCCTGAAAGATGCCGGGCTGGACGGCATCGCTTGGAGCCCGGACGGCCGCTTCATCGTGGGCGGCGACGAAGCCGGTAACGCCATCTTCTTTGATGCGACCAGCTACCAGGAAGTCCGCCGCATCAACTGTGGATCGACGATCAACTCGCTGGACTTCACGAAAGACGGGCTTCGCCTGATAGTAGGCGGCAACATCCAAACCCCGGATGCTAACGGACCGGGCGGGAAGCGCTACGAAGGCTTCGCGCGAGTGATTGACGTGGCTACCGGTTCGGTGACGCTGAGCATCCCCCGGCAATCGGGTAGCATAAAGAGCGTCCGTTGGAGCCCCGACGAGCAACTGATCGCAACGGGTGGTTTTGACAACAAGGCCCGCCTGTTCTCCGCCGCAACCGGGGCCTTGGAAAAGGAATTCAGCAACCCACTGAAGATCGAGGCCGTGGCCTTCACGCCCGACGGACAGTACCTGGTAACGGGCGGCCACGCCAAGGCCATCAACTTTTACCGGATGAGCGACCGCGAGCTGGCCCTCTCCCTGCCCTCGGCCCGCGTGGAATACATTGATTTTTCGGCCGACGGCAGGACGATGCTCATCGCCTCCGAAGACAGCGGGCTTTTATCCTGTTACCTGCTACAGAGTGACGTCCAGGCGCGGGGCAACTACCAGCAGATTGCGGATAAGCAACTCAATAATCAGGACCTTAAGCACCGGCCATGA
- a CDS encoding DNA-directed RNA polymerase subunit alpha codes for MSTMLNFQKPDKITMQKSDDFHGTFEFKPLEPGFGQTIGNSLRRVLLSSLEGCAISAVRIAGVDHEFSTIRGVTEDVVEIILNLKQVRLKRLIQTDDSFEEEKVYLTISGKDQFTAKDIGDHTNVFKVMNPDMVLCTMEPFVNLEVELTITKGYGYVPADESLSKNAPIGVIPVDAIYTPIKNVAYRVEATRVGQRTDYENLILEVKTDGTIHPEDAVREAANIMIQHLVLITNEAIEFQTVGTREESIVDEHILHMRKLLKTSLEDLDLSVRAYNCLKAAKINSLGELVRYDTHELLKFRNFGKKSLVEIEELLVEKGLTFGMDLSKYKLDEE; via the coding sequence ATGAGCACAATGCTGAACTTCCAGAAGCCGGACAAGATCACGATGCAGAAGTCCGATGACTTTCACGGTACTTTTGAATTTAAACCCCTGGAACCCGGCTTCGGCCAGACGATCGGTAACTCCCTCCGTCGCGTTCTTCTCAGCAGCCTGGAAGGTTGCGCTATCTCCGCCGTTCGTATCGCCGGAGTGGACCACGAGTTCTCCACCATCCGCGGTGTTACCGAGGATGTAGTAGAAATTATCCTCAACCTCAAGCAGGTTCGCCTGAAGCGCCTCATCCAGACGGACGACAGCTTCGAAGAAGAAAAAGTGTACCTCACCATTAGCGGTAAGGACCAGTTCACGGCCAAGGACATTGGTGACCACACCAACGTCTTCAAGGTGATGAACCCAGATATGGTACTTTGTACCATGGAACCTTTCGTTAACCTCGAAGTGGAGCTCACGATAACTAAGGGCTACGGTTACGTACCTGCAGACGAGAGCCTTTCCAAGAATGCTCCAATTGGTGTTATTCCCGTGGACGCTATCTACACGCCAATCAAGAACGTAGCCTACCGCGTTGAGGCTACCCGTGTTGGCCAGCGTACGGACTACGAAAACCTGATCCTCGAAGTCAAAACCGACGGCACCATCCACCCGGAAGATGCGGTACGTGAGGCGGCGAACATCATGATTCAGCACCTCGTACTCATCACCAACGAAGCGATCGAGTTCCAGACCGTTGGCACGCGTGAAGAGAGCATCGTTGACGAGCACATCCTGCACATGCGGAAGCTCCTCAAAACCAGCCTCGAAGACCTCGACCTTTCCGTACGGGCCTACAACTGCCTCAAAGCAGCGAAGATCAACAGCCTCGGCGAACTGGTCCGCTACGATACGCACGAACTCCTCAAGTTCCGCAACTTCGGTAAGAAGTCCCTCGTAGAGATCGAAGAACTACTCGTAGAGAAAGGCCTGACCTTCGGTATGGACCTTTCCAAGTACAAACTCGACGAAGAGTAA
- the map gene encoding type I methionyl aminopeptidase — translation MSRKDRKMIYKTPEEIERSRVACQLVCKTLTEVGKMLRPGLTGLEIDTFAEEFIRDHGAVPGFKGLYGCPSTLLVSQNEEVVHGLPDQNQVFKDGDILSIDCGTIVNEFYGDAAYTFCVGDVVEEVMDLCRRTKHSLYLGIDAARAGKRVGDISHAIQYYTEREHGYGVVRELVGHGLGRSLHEAPDVPNFGKRGRGPVLKAGLIIAIEPMITLGRKDVHGRDDGWTIVTRDGKPAAHYEHSIAISPGGAPADLMSDHRPIEEAIRNNPNLKYVDNLDEELVAIYQPVAASI, via the coding sequence ATGAGCAGAAAGGACCGTAAGATGATCTACAAGACACCCGAGGAAATCGAACGCAGCCGGGTTGCCTGTCAGTTGGTGTGTAAAACCCTGACCGAAGTAGGTAAGATGCTACGGCCAGGTCTCACCGGCCTGGAGATCGACACCTTCGCCGAAGAGTTCATCCGCGATCACGGTGCCGTCCCTGGCTTTAAAGGATTGTACGGTTGTCCGTCTACCTTACTCGTCAGCCAGAATGAGGAGGTAGTCCACGGCCTGCCGGATCAAAACCAGGTCTTTAAGGACGGCGACATCCTTAGTATTGACTGTGGCACGATCGTCAACGAATTCTACGGAGATGCTGCTTACACGTTTTGCGTCGGCGACGTAGTCGAAGAGGTCATGGACCTCTGCCGCCGGACCAAGCATTCCCTTTATCTGGGGATCGACGCCGCCCGCGCCGGGAAGCGGGTTGGAGATATCAGCCATGCAATTCAGTACTATACGGAACGCGAGCACGGATACGGTGTAGTACGAGAACTGGTGGGCCACGGCCTCGGGCGCTCTCTCCACGAAGCACCGGACGTGCCCAACTTTGGAAAGCGGGGTAGGGGCCCAGTCCTAAAGGCGGGCCTCATCATTGCCATCGAGCCTATGATCACCCTGGGCCGCAAGGACGTTCACGGCCGCGACGATGGCTGGACGATCGTTACGCGCGACGGTAAACCGGCCGCTCACTACGAGCACTCCATTGCAATCTCTCCCGGCGGCGCACCAGCTGATCTGATGAGCGACCACCGCCCAATCGAAGAAGCCATAAGAAATAATCCTAATCTGAAGTACGTCGACAACCTCGACGAGGAATTGGTGGCCATCTACCAGCCCGTTGCCGCTAGTATCTGA
- a CDS encoding RNA polymerase sigma factor: MAPHADQRYLRALRENDSATVNELYQQSFPKIVTWVKRNNGSEDDAADLFQEALVSLYHSAHKPGYTLTCPIGALIFSICRNRWIDQLRKKNKEQKVREVEVARYDSEDRVASALEIEEEAALRKRKLDTTMAQLSATCQDLLKLLAKGTKPAEAAEKLGMSNANTVYRRKNACLQRWRELLTALDRHS, translated from the coding sequence ATGGCACCACACGCTGACCAACGGTACCTGCGGGCACTGCGCGAGAATGACTCAGCGACGGTGAATGAGTTGTACCAACAGTCTTTCCCTAAGATTGTGACCTGGGTAAAGCGGAATAATGGGTCAGAAGATGATGCGGCGGATCTATTTCAGGAGGCCCTCGTAAGCCTCTACCACTCCGCTCATAAGCCGGGGTATACGCTGACTTGCCCCATCGGCGCACTGATATTTTCGATTTGTCGGAACCGTTGGATTGATCAGCTACGTAAAAAAAACAAGGAACAAAAGGTAAGAGAAGTAGAGGTAGCGCGATACGATAGTGAAGACCGCGTGGCTTCTGCCCTAGAAATTGAGGAAGAAGCGGCACTAAGGAAGCGCAAACTGGACACTACCATGGCTCAGCTCAGCGCAACCTGCCAGGACTTACTAAAGCTGCTCGCCAAAGGCACCAAGCCCGCTGAAGCCGCCGAGAAGTTAGGCATGAGTAATGCAAACACGGTCTACCGGAGAAAAAACGCCTGCCTACAACGCTGGCGGGAATTGTTAACAGCCTTAGATCGTCACTCATGA
- the rplQ gene encoding 50S ribosomal protein L17 codes for MRHGKKHNHLGRKTAHRKATLRNLAIALFTHKRINTTLAKAKALRVFAEPLITKAKKNDTHNRRTVFAALNNKDIINVLFEEIAPKVGDRPGGYLRVIKTGSRLGDAAEMAMIELVDYNDVYTKGGATAKAGKTRRSRRKKSAAPVAPATPAAEEE; via the coding sequence ATGCGTCACGGTAAGAAACACAACCACCTCGGCCGAAAAACGGCACACCGCAAAGCAACGCTGCGTAACCTCGCCATTGCTTTGTTTACTCACAAGCGGATCAACACAACTTTGGCCAAGGCTAAAGCCCTCCGTGTATTCGCTGAGCCCCTTATCACCAAAGCCAAAAAGAACGATACGCACAACCGCCGTACCGTTTTCGCAGCCTTGAATAATAAGGACATCATCAACGTCCTCTTCGAAGAGATCGCTCCGAAGGTTGGCGACCGCCCCGGTGGTTACCTCCGCGTTATCAAGACCGGCTCCCGTTTGGGTGATGCCGCCGAAATGGCCATGATCGAATTGGTCGACTACAACGACGTCTACACGAAAGGTGGTGCTACCGCTAAAGCTGGTAAGACCCGTCGTAGCCGCCGTAAGAAGAGCGCCGCTCCGGTAGCTCCCGCTACGCCGGCTGCTGAGGAAGAGTAA
- a CDS encoding TRAP transporter substrate-binding protein codes for MKRSTFFKSLAAGTIGLPVALRLLGGKVKAQGSDQTVSGEQFQWKMVTTWPPGFPILGEGCEMLADLCRVMSGGRLDITVYGGGELVPPLEIFDAVRNGAAEIGSGAAYYWAGKAPAAQFFAGFPFGFNAQQMNAWLLSGGGMELWRELYARYNLVPFVGGNTGVQMGGWYNRRIDTVEDFKGLKMRMPGLGGRVLERLGGTPVLLPGGELYTGLERGIIDATEWIGPYHDTFMGFHEIAKYYYYPGWHEPGTAFEFFVNKDKYEELPDDLREIFRVATHYVNMYTISAFEAKNAEALEGLQQTEGLSLLPFPPAVLAKAREAAAEVIEEYAASDPFAARVYASIQRFQELAKPWSKMTETAYYNELS; via the coding sequence ATGAAACGATCGACCTTTTTCAAATCCCTCGCGGCAGGTACGATTGGATTGCCAGTGGCACTACGTCTCCTCGGGGGCAAGGTGAAAGCCCAGGGCAGCGACCAGACCGTGAGCGGGGAACAGTTCCAGTGGAAAATGGTCACCACCTGGCCACCGGGCTTCCCTATTTTGGGTGAAGGTTGCGAGATGTTGGCGGACCTCTGCCGGGTGATGTCCGGCGGACGGCTCGACATCACCGTCTACGGAGGGGGCGAACTCGTACCGCCCCTGGAGATCTTTGATGCCGTCCGCAATGGCGCAGCGGAGATTGGTAGCGGCGCGGCCTACTACTGGGCGGGGAAGGCGCCGGCGGCCCAATTCTTCGCGGGCTTTCCCTTTGGTTTCAACGCCCAGCAAATGAATGCCTGGCTCCTGAGTGGCGGCGGGATGGAACTCTGGCGGGAACTGTACGCTCGGTATAACCTCGTTCCCTTCGTAGGTGGCAACACTGGCGTACAAATGGGCGGCTGGTACAACCGCCGCATCGACACCGTAGAAGATTTTAAAGGGCTGAAAATGCGGATGCCCGGTCTGGGCGGCCGCGTGCTGGAACGACTGGGCGGCACGCCCGTCCTGCTGCCCGGCGGGGAACTGTACACCGGGTTAGAGCGAGGCATCATCGACGCTACCGAATGGATCGGGCCCTACCACGACACCTTCATGGGCTTCCATGAGATCGCTAAGTACTATTACTATCCTGGTTGGCACGAGCCGGGGACGGCCTTTGAGTTCTTCGTCAATAAAGACAAGTACGAAGAGTTACCGGATGACCTACGGGAGATCTTCCGCGTGGCCACGCACTACGTAAATATGTACACCATCTCGGCCTTTGAGGCGAAGAACGCAGAAGCATTGGAAGGGCTCCAGCAAACGGAGGGGCTGAGCCTCCTACCCTTCCCGCCCGCCGTGTTGGCCAAGGCCCGGGAAGCCGCCGCGGAGGTGATCGAGGAATACGCTGCTTCTGACCCCTTCGCTGCCCGCGTCTACGCCTCCATCCAACGATTTCAGGAACTGGCCAAACCCTGGTCCAAAATGACCGAAACGGCTTATTACAACGAGCTGAGTTAG
- the rpsK gene encoding 30S ribosomal protein S11, translating to MAKRPSGGGRTTSKKRKVKVESEGLAYIQASFNNIIITITNKGGDVISWGTAGKEKFRGSKKSTPYAAQVASGNAARDAYEAGLRSVEVYVKGPGSGREAAIRALDGAGIRVTKIKDVTPLPHNGCRPPKRRRV from the coding sequence ATGGCTAAGAGACCATCAGGCGGTGGACGCACGACGTCCAAGAAACGCAAAGTCAAAGTTGAGAGCGAAGGCCTCGCTTACATCCAGGCATCTTTCAACAACATCATCATCACCATCACCAATAAGGGTGGTGACGTGATCAGTTGGGGAACGGCTGGTAAGGAAAAATTCCGCGGCTCGAAGAAATCCACTCCCTACGCTGCTCAGGTAGCTTCCGGTAACGCAGCTCGCGATGCCTACGAAGCCGGCCTCCGTAGCGTTGAGGTTTACGTAAAAGGCCCCGGTAGTGGCCGTGAAGCCGCCATCCGCGCGCTCGACGGTGCCGGTATCCGCGTAACCAAGATCAAGGACGTGACGCCACTTCCTCACAACGGTTGCCGCCCTCCCAAGCGCCGCCGCGTATAA